A portion of the Callithrix jacchus isolate 240 chromosome 13, calJac240_pri, whole genome shotgun sequence genome contains these proteins:
- the LOC100410989 gene encoding L-lactate dehydrogenase B chain, with amino-acid sequence MLRDFKFIIPQIVKYSPDCIIIVVSNPSGHSYICYRKLSGLPKHRVIGSGCNLDSARFRYLMAEKLGIHPSNCHGWILGEHGDSSVAVWSGVNVAGVSLQELNPEMGTDNDSENWKEVHKMVVESAYEVIKLKGYTNWAIGLSVADLIESMLKNLSRIHRVSTMVKGMYGIENEVFLSLPCILNARGLTSVINQKLKDDEVAQLKKSADTLWDMQRT; translated from the exons ATGCTGAGAG ACTTCAAATTCATTATTCCTCAGATCGTCAAGTACAGTCCTGATTGCATCATAATTGTGGTTTCCAATCCCAGTGGACATTCTTACATATGTTACCGGAAACTAAGTGGATTACCCAAACACCGTGTGATTGGAAGTGGATGTAATCTGGATTCTGCGAGATTTCGCTACCTTATGGCTGAAAAACTTGGCATTCATCCCAGCAACTGTCATGGATGGATTTTGGGGGAACATGGTGACTCAAGTGTGGCTGTGTGGAGTGGTGTGAATGTGGCAGGTGTTTCTCTTCAGGAATTGAATCCAGAAATGGGAACTGACAATGATAGTGAAAATTGGAAGGAAGTGCATAAGATGGTGGTTGAAAGTGCCTATGAAGTCATCAAGCTAAAAGGATATACCAACTGGGCTATTGGATTAAGTGTGGCTGATCTTATTGAATCCATGTTGAAAAATCTATCCAGGATTCATCGTGTGTCAACAATGGTAAAGGGGATGTATGGCATCGAGAATGAAGTCTTCCTGAGCCTTCCGTGTATCCTCAATGCCCGGGGATTAACCAGCGTTATCAACCAGAAGCTCAAAGATGATGAGGTTGCTCAGCTCAAGAAAAGTGCAGATACCCTGTGGGACATGCAGAGGACCTAA